One Glycine max cultivar Williams 82 chromosome 4, Glycine_max_v4.0, whole genome shotgun sequence DNA segment encodes these proteins:
- the LOC100803463 gene encoding probable LRR receptor-like protein kinase At1g51890, which yields MEEYKSVSTPMNQKEKFNKEEGVDNIDEGYYGSLIGCLMYLTTTRPNILFAQKNKTEIFVDNQVAIAVANNSKFQKRKFEPGGEIVVFLVRNVRKESSRASLQAQQPMDTLSWKQRLEICIGAAKGLHYLHIGAQYISIHIDVKTTNILFDQNSNGKVSDLGLSTMGATMNTVHVSTVVKGSFAYFNLEYFRRQQLTEKSRVL from the exons ATGGAGGAATACAAATCTGTTAGCACaccaatgaatcaaaaggagaagttcaaCAAGGAAGAAGGTGTTGATAACATTGATGAAGGATATTATGGGAGCTTGATTGGATGTCTAATGTATCTCACTACAACAAGGCCAAACATTCTATTTGCTCAAAAGAACAAAACtgaaatttttgttgacaatcaaGTAGCCATTGCTGTTGCAAATAATTCC AAATTTCAGAAAAGAAAGTTCGAGCCTGGTGGGGAGATTGTTGTGTTTTTGGTTAGAAATGTCAGAAAAGAAAGTTCCAG AGCATCTTTACAAGCGCAACAACCTATGGATACTCTATCATGGAAGCAAAGGTTGGAGATTTGCATTGGAGCTGCAAAAGGGCTTCACTACCTTCACATTGGGGCTCAGTACATCAGCATTCATATAGATGTGAAAACAACAAACATTCTCTTCGATCAAAACTCGAATGGCAAGGTTTCAGATTTAGGCTTGTCTACAATGGGTGCAACCATGAACACTGTTCATGTTAGTACGGTGGTGAAGGGAAGTTTTGCCTActtcaatcttgaatacttcaGGAGGCAACAATTGACTGAAAAATCTCGTGTACTTTAG